TCACCTTAATTTCATACACCCGGGCTGCATCACGAGCCTTTGAATACGTCCGTTGAACGGAATCCTAGATCTCCTTTGTGGTTAGTAGAAACATACAAGTGTTGCTTATGGCTGGTTCCATGGAATTCCATATCCATGACATGATCATAGAATCGGCCTCATCTCACGCATCAAAATTAGGATCTCCATTATTGGGTCTTATCCCAAGTAAATGGGTGAGTTTTCCTTTCCCCTTCAGATACGTCTTGACAAATTATGACCACTTGAGGTAGTTCTTCTCATTCAATCTATAGGTTGGCTTGATATTATGAAGATCACCTGTCATGTGTGTTGAGGTGACCTCCCTAGATTGGTTCATGATAGGATCTATGGCTTTGGGTGTGATTTCAAATGTGGCCATTTTGGAGAGTGAATGTTAAGAAGAGAACAAGGGCAATAGTGCAGCTATGAAAGCtatgtaaagaagaaagaattttttggAGAATAATAGACAgcaaagaaaacagaaaaactgCAACAATGAAGGCTGCAATAGAAAACtagaaatctatttctagaGAATAATAGATAGCAACGAAGGCTGAAAAGCGCAGCAATGAAGActgcaattttaaatttaggaATCTAACCTAGAGCTCTgatatcatgtgaaattttagaTGGAGAAAAATTGTTATTCTCATTCGTATCTTTTGGTGCTTTACAATGTTGTATTTATAGGCTAATACACAAATAAATcctaccaaacaaaaataaaggaaagaaagcctaaaaaaggagaaaagctaAAATCCCACAATTTGTGGGTTAACAGCTATAATCCCATGATTTGTGGAATTTAATCAGAATCAAATCAGTATCAAAAATCTCCTAAAAAATCCTATGTATTTACAACCATATAATCTGTCTATTTACAACTCAACAGATGCTATGGATACTGGGAGGAAATATTTAGTGATTCCGAAGCACTGCGTCAACAACTGACGTGGCATGTACCGCCATACAAAATGCACTAATTAGATAGCGCTATAAATCATGGTTAGGTATTTAAACAAGTGAACCGTGTTCAGGCGATTAGGGATTCGCTAGCTTGCTTTCTTTGTGAATTGGTTCTATAGATTAAGCTTAAGGTGCATGGTTACAAGCTAACTGCACCACCAGATGATCTATTACTATGAGTGCTTTTCATCAAATGAATAATAGGTCAGTTAAGACCATTCAAGTTCAAAGACATATCATGCAATAACCAATACAAATCATGTTGAGATGCACGtgcttgttaaaaaaaaaagtcagaataCAAAATTTGATGTATTATGAattagttaatatatcataattagcTCATAACACTTGGATATGTTGATTGGCTTAGATTTAATCtcatttttgacaattttcccaagTAAAGGTATCAAATTTCTATTGTGTGTCCCCAACATTACAATGCTTTTACATATGTTGTTTGTTCTTGTTTGCGTCAGATTTATAAATTTCCTAAGTAGACAGAATTAGTGCATACCAATTCGATAAGCAAGCTCTTTGCCGTTAAGGGGATATTCGCTAGGGGCGACGCAATTTGAAGCTAAGGAATAGTGATGCTAGGAGGAGCATCGGACGAATTACAGGCATGATGTTTCAACTCTTAAAACGACTATAGACACCCGTAAAGCATCTCACTTTGGTTATAAGTACCATTGTCCCATCGATTGCCAACCACTTTCAACCTATTACACGTTGAGTTAAAGTTCATAAACCGTTTGTGTTATTTTTCCCAACTAAAACACTCCTCAACAAAGTGTTATAACAACATTTCTCTTTGTGGATCCTGCTTTGTAGCAGCCCTTGGCTAACCTCGTCGATTATACAAGTGGCGCTTTCCAAGCTACGGAAAATAATTTGATTCTCCGATCACGAGAGCGAACCACCGCTCCTCCTCGCCCGCCGGCGAAGCAAAAAGTGCCCTTGAAGTTCAAGAAAATTACCTCTATGCCATTTCCGTATTTCTCGTTCGTTCCAATTGGTTGAAGACTATTTATTCTCTATTGCTACTTAGGCATCAATTATTGCACTTTGGTCCTTAATTAATTTACAAATAATTGCTTTAGCAGAAATCCGGGGGGTATTTTTGGGCCTCAAGGGAAGCGACCAACTTCAAAAGCTCGTGCACGTACGGTATATGTTGCGAAAATTACCAAGAAATCCTACATCTATAATATGGATATCAATCcacttttaaacttttcaatgtGACCAATTCGCCATACCACATAAGATAACATTAGTAATTTCAGACATAAAAAAAGGCCAGAAAGGCTACATTGGCtaattgttaaaatattcaaagaaaatattagtcaaattaaaaagattaggattgaattggcatctacttaataggtttagaatttttttaatttagttttctctttatatgtttttttttttttgggtaagaagttttctctttATATGTTGCTGCTGCTCAAGATTTATTTTTTCGGGCAAACTACCACTTGAGATTaatagggaaaagtgccaaaaaagtcctaaacattttgcctttgtgccaatttagtcctaaacctttttttttatgccgatttagtcctaaacctttttaagttgtgccaattcagtcctttccggccaattttagccggattttgctgatcggacgccggccggctgacgtggcatcTTCGGCgcgacgtggacaacttttaataatatttttttattttaaaatatttttaaatacttttaatattttaatatttttaattttttaatttctttttttcctccggcccggtcgccgaggtccggcgaccggccgaagcgaccgccgacgagggcgagggccggcgagggtgagcctcgccggccctcgcgcatcgagccatgggcgaggcggccatgggcgaggtcgggcgagggccggcgaggctcgacctcgccggatccggcgaggcgagcctcgcccatcgcccatggccggatccggcgaggtcagcctcaccTCGCCGGCGATCGCCTCGGCGGTCGCCGGACCCCGGCAaccggctggaggaaaaagacaaaattaaaaaaaaaataaaaataaaaaaaaaaaaaattttaaaaaaaaaataaaaaatattttaaaaataaaaaaataaaaaatattattaaaatttgtccacgtcagccggccggcgtccagtcaacaaaatccggtcaaaattgccggaaatgactaaattggcacaacttaaaaaggtttaggactgaattggcaccgaaaaaatgtttaggactaaattggcacaaaggcaaaaggtttaggacttttttggcacttttcccgagATTAATAGGTCTTCTTCGcatctaattatttcaaacaattGAATCTCAACACTAATGCTTATTAAAACAAGGTGAGCATGaagcaattttgaaataattcgaagACATGATCGAACCAACATTCAGGTTCTAAGtgcatcaataaaaaatttagagatgacATCTCATGCTGGATAAAAGTTTAGAGACTACTTACAATATTATTAGTAGTAAAATGAAATAGGTCTTTTGATTTCATTTGGTCATGGTCTACAAATACTTCTGCTTATGTATACACTAAACATATCATGTAAAATCCTAAGTTAGTACACCTAAgataaatttaccctcaaactaatttttttgaccataaagaacttcaaatcaataaactcgtgataaatttaccgtaaactaattttttttaacctcCAAAAGCCTTAAGCTGAtataattgtgataaatttactttatattggtttccgttaaattagattaataccaaaaaaattcacaaactaGTATACAGGTAGCAAACGGAGAGTGAAATCTCAAAATAATACACTTATCAATTACCACATGTTATATAACTCAACAGTTTGATAGTTAaatttaacttaaattaattgaggtaaatttaatttattatatatatatatatatatatatattagtttggggcttttgttatcaaaaaattaatttagaattaatttattacaagtattACCGATTCGGGATTTTTTtggggtattaacccaaaatgaaataaaatggtGTAAAATGACCATCGAGTCCCATACGATTCCCCTCCAACCAACCTTCTGTCCCGACATATCGTCGTCATCCCCGAACGTCCACGTCTTTCCCTCCATCTCCCTGCGCGCACGTCCGCCAGTCAGAGTTGTCACGAGGGAGAGATAGCGATTGCGATAAAGCTCATTTCTCGCAGGAGCGGATACCCAGAAGAGCCCCGTTCTTGAGTTCTCCATCGCCGTGCTTCGTCCGAATTATGTAAGTCGCGGCCGCGGCGTTGCTTCGAACGTACCCAGGAGCTTGCGCTGTTCGAGTTTGTTCGTGCGGTGAAGAGTGtcagtgtgtgtgtgtgtgggatGCTAATGCAATCCTTTGTCCCTTTGCTTTTGGCTGTTGCCGAATGCAGGGAGGAAAGGTTGAAGCCGATGGATGCGGAGCAACTGAGGGAGAGCGCGCACAGGATGGTCGATTTCATTGCGGATTACTACAAGTCCATCGAGAGCTTCCCCGTCCTCAGCCAAGTCGAGGTTTCCGTTCATTCCCTTCCTCCTTCAGTTTGCATTACCTTGTTATAACTGATTGGACAGTCTGTGTGtgcgcgtgagagagagagagagagagagagagagagagagagagagagagagagagagagtcagggTTACTACACGTGTGGAGTTTTTATTATGATTGTACAAGTATCTTTTAGTTTTCATAAATGGTGCTACTGCTGATGACAGATAGACTTCTACGTAAGTGATAGCATTCCCAGAACTTTGGGTTAAAAGCGAGGCGATTGGAAAAATTTTGCCTGGAAGTCTGAAAGGATGAAAGTATatggttcttttttcttttgtttagcaTCAAGAGACTTTGAAGCAGAGCCAGGGGGCGGGTGCATGGGAGGGGACTTACCCTTCCTGGACCCTAGGTCTCCATCGAATGCTAATCCGGTGCAATGGAGTGATTCTTTCTTAAACTGAAATGCCCATTGACTCATTTATCTGCACCACGAGTTGGCATAaaatatttgtttctttctctaAGCTTATCAGAGTTATACCAAGAAAGTCTTTCTGGTTTCTCCATGCAGCCTGGCTACTTACGTAAACTTCTTCCAGATTCTGCACCTGACCATCCTGAATCATTGCAACAAGTTCTTGAAGGTGAGGTTCTCCTACTGCTCTTGTTTAGAAGGGTCAAACATGGGCAGTTGTAATTTTGTACTTGCAGCAACATTGTCACCTGGAATTCCAGATTACATGACTCGCAAAATTTCATGAGTATCTATCTTGTGCAGTCAAATGAATGTTTGCTGATTATATGTGTATAGAGGTAGACAGAGAGACCATGTAACATTTCCCATGGGATTAGTTAGTTGAAGAGGCCGTTGATCTAAATCTAAGCAAAGTATCTTTCTCTCTATTCTGTCATTGCAGATGTACAGGCAAAAATATTACCTGGGGTGACTCATTGGCAGAGTCCAAATTATTTTGCATATTATCCTTCCAACAGCAGTATTGCGGGTTTCATGGGAGAGATGCTCAGTGCTGGCCTCAACATAGTTGGTTTCAGTTGGATTACTTCTCCTGCTGCAACAGAACTTGAAATTATAGTTCTGGATTGGCTCGCTAAACTTCTCAATCTGCCTGATGACTTCCTTTCGACAGGTCAGTTTGTATGCTAACAATCTTCATATCTCGCTCATGATGttgctgaagaagaaatcaaacaaACTTTTGcatcttcttttgtttcaatgTTATGGCATGAATAGTTTTCATTTGACATGTGAAGTGTACAGTATTGTCGGAAGTTTTATGACAAGGTCTACATCCAATGAAAAGAAAGACATTCCCTGCCCTTCCTTATTTCATGTGATCAATGAGAAGCTAGAATTgcatgccttttcttttctctgttaTGAGCTTACTTAGCATGAGCACTATAGTAAAAAATATGGGATATCAGACGACTATAAGAATATTGGTgaccttttatttatttttttaatctctgTTTGGTAACATGCTCTTGGGACCGCACTCATCTAAAATCGAGGCAATGACAATTTACTGCATTTTTCTCTTAATAATTATTTGGACTCAGGCAGATGAATCTTTTAACGAGTCGAAGAGATCAACTATCTTTGTGATTGGTAAATGAAACTCGCAGAAATCACCCTTAAGTATCATGGAGAGTGGCTTTCCAGTCTATGTAATTGATGATTTCTGCTTTCTAAGGAAAGGAAAGTTGTTATCTTTTTCCAAAGTTATTTCAAATTGTTTGACTATGAGTTAAGAATGAGCATCATTAACTTGATCATGCAGTGACTAGAATGCAATAACACTTTGAGAAATTCATATTCTGCATTTAAAgctaatattttcatcttttagaAAACTGTATTGTATTCTAAGACATGCGCCAAATATTTCAAAGCCTTCAGAATTCCTCTTTCCAAAAGTCTAAAAAGTACATGCCATATTGGAATAGCTTACTGTCAAGTATGATGATGCAGGACCGGGTGGTGGAGTAATACAGGGTACTGCAAGTGAAGCTGTTCTAGTAGTTCTATTGGCTGCTCGAGATAAGTTCTTAAGCAGAATAGGGAAAAATTCTCTCGATAAGCTTGTTGTTTATTCTTCTGACCAGACCCACTCAGCCTTGCAAAAAGCATGTCAGGTACTCTTGTATGCACTCAATTGTATATCCCTGGGGATGACactagacaattttcccatgaAAGAAGCCAGTGGCTTGTTCACCTAGGAGGACCTAATCTCTATGGTTCATCTACTAGTTAAAGTATTTGATTTACTAATTCATTAAGGACCTGCTTTTGGTCTTCAGCTGATATTTGATATCACAACACTGGATAGGAGGCTTTAGTGCTGAAACATGAATTGGTCAAACAGGGAGAGTAGATCTGTGAGCCATATTTTACTGGATTTGGTTAAATCTTTACAAGGATACATCGTGTTTGGATTTAACAGGGAGGCCAAGAAATGTAGGGTTCAATATTTATGAAGTAAATGATTGGGTTTTTCCAAGACTTCTGAGGATAGCAGAAAAgttttactttcaatttttagtCTCTAATATTGGTATTAAACTCTTGtgcttttctttcaaaaagtatGCTCAAACAATTAGAAGAGTGTTATCAATTTAATGTACTGGCTCAAATTTATAGAAAGTTAAACAAGAATATTATCTATGAAGGGAAGCTTTCTTAAGTTTCTACTGGATAGGATGATTTTCTGC
The sequence above is drawn from the Eucalyptus grandis isolate ANBG69807.140 chromosome 11, ASM1654582v1, whole genome shotgun sequence genome and encodes:
- the LOC104425219 gene encoding tyrosine decarboxylase 2 isoform X5, producing MEERLKPMDAEQLRESAHRMVDFIADYYKSIESFPVLSQVEPGYLRKLLPDSAPDHPESLQQVLEDVQAKILPGVTHWQSPNYFAYYPSNSSIAGFMGEMLSAGLNIVGFSWITSPAATELEIIVLDWLAKLLNLPDDFLSTGPGGGVIQGTASEAVLVVLLAARDKFLSRIGKNSLDKLVVYSSDQTHSALQKACQIGGIYPENCRVLKTDASTNYALSPDLLNEVISQDISTGLVPFLLCATVGTTSSTAVDPLPALATVAKRNGMWFHIDAAYAGSACICPEYRPYIDGVEEADSFNMNAHKWFLTNFDCSALWIKKGVDSGPFYQSRVLKEQGITSKHGCGLQRLANSSWASF
- the LOC104425219 gene encoding tyrosine decarboxylase 2 isoform X3, translated to MEERLKPMDAEQLRESAHRMVDFIADYYKSIESFPVLSQVEPGYLRKLLPDSAPDHPESLQQVLEDVQAKILPGVTHWQSPNYFAYYPSNSSIAGFMGEMLSAGLNIVGFSWITSPAATELEIIVLDWLAKLLNLPDDFLSTGPGGGVIQGTASEAVLVVLLAARDKFLSRIGKNSLDKLVVYSSDQTHSALQKACQIGGIYPENCRVLKTDASTNYALSPDLLNEVISQDISTGLVPFLLCATVGTTSSTAVDPLPALATVAKRNGMWFHIDAAYAGSACICPEYRPYIDGVEEADSFNMNAHKWFLTNFDCSALWIKKGVDSGPFYQSRVLKEQDKTICRHHKQTWLWTTETGKFLLGVVLGGFS
- the LOC104425219 gene encoding tyrosine decarboxylase 2 isoform X4 — encoded protein: MEERLKPMDAEQLRESAHRMVDFIADYYKSIESFPVLSQVEPGYLRKLLPDSAPDHPESLQQVLEDVQAKILPGVTHWQSPNYFAYYPSNSSIAGFMGEMLSAGLNIVGFSWITSPAATELEIIVLDWLAKLLNLPDDFLSTGPGGGVIQGTASEAVLVVLLAARDKFLSRIGKNSLDKLVVYSSDQTHSALQKACQIGGIYPENCRVLKTDASTNYALSPDLLNEVISQDISTGLVPFLLCATVGTTSSTAVDPLPALATVAKRNGMWFHIDAAYAGSACICPEYRPYIDGVEEADSFNMNAHKWFLTNFDCSALWIKDRKALIQALSTNPEFLKNKTRLSAGITSKHGCGLQRLANSSWASF